A region of Drosophila mauritiana strain mau12 chromosome 3L, ASM438214v1, whole genome shotgun sequence DNA encodes the following proteins:
- the LOC117139752 gene encoding glycine receptor subunit alpha-4 isoform X2, with translation MADAGSLQQTQLIQRLTHVCRYDRLERPFEYDSDGKRLPIVVKTRIYVYFLQNLNSDLLQFKMHALLQLRFQDKRLAYKAFNRSDNILGQKHLSERLWLPHIFFANERESSILGTDEKDVLTSLSPEGNVIISTRMQASLYCWMNFQKFPFDQQFCSTVLESWMYNTSDLILEWEPHTPISFDPEMRLTEYNMAQFWHNTTIVESDGNNLRHGAFAGNYSSLSFTVNLKREIGFYLLDYYLPSMMIVAISWVSFWLQADASPPRIMLGTSTMLSFITLSSSQSKNLPKVSYIKVSEVWFLGCTFFIFGSLVEFAFVNTIWRRKENIELKKVNSKYIIKSTLTPRPARRQIGGSLSNESRARSCSSLDNIVSSTESVRNGNGTVNQGFNNYLTVHPNLPIIRTECAEADTVSICSARTNNDHIVDVDKDKKDTPPTFTTMTPQEIAMWIDRRSRFLFPAMFLAFNALYWTFVYVL, from the exons ATGGCGGACGCGGGAAGCTTGCAACAGACCCAGCTCATCCAGCGATTAACACATGTCTGCCGCTATGATCGTCTGGAAAGACCTTTTG AATATGACTCTGATGGAAAACGTCTGCCCATTGTGGTGAAGACGCGTATCTACGTGTATTTCCTGCAGAACCTCAACTCCGACCTGCTGCAGTTCAAGATGCAcgcgctgctgcagctgcgaTTCCAGGACAAGCGGCTAGCTTACAAGGCGTTCAATCGCAGCGACAACATCCTGGGCCAGAAGCACCTGAGCGAGCGCCTCTGGCTGCCGCACATCTTCTTTGCCAACGAACGGGAGTCCAGCATCCTGGGCACGGACGAGAAGGACGTCCTGACTTCGCTTTCGCCCGAGGGAAACGTGATCATCTCCACGCGCATGCAGGCCAGTCTCTACTGCTGGATGAACTTCCAGAAGTTTCCCTTTGACCAGCAGTTCTGCTCCACGGTCCTGGAGAGCT GGATGTACAACACTTCCGATTTAATTCTGGAGTGGGAGCCGCACACACCCATCTCCTTTGATCCGGAAATGAGACTCACTGAGTACAATATGGCCCAGTTCTGGCACAACACTACGATTGTGGAGTCGGATGGGAACAATCTGCGGCATGGGGCTTTTG CTGGTAACTATAGTTCGCTGAGCTTCACGGTCAATCTCAAGCGAGAAATTGGCTTCTATCTGCTCGACTACTACCTGCCCTCCATGATGATCGTGGCCATCTCTTGGGTGTCCTTCTGGTTGCAGGCGGACGCATCTCCTCCGAGGATTATGCTAG GGACCAGCACCATGTTGTCGTTCATCACGCTTTCCTCATCGCAGAGCAAGAACCTGCCCAAGGTGAGCTACATAAAGGTGTCGGAGGTGTGGTTCCTGGGCTGCACCTTCTTCATCTTCGGCAGCCTGGTGGAGTTCGCCTTCGTCAACACCATTTGGCGCCGCAAGGAGAACATTGAGCTGAAGAAGGTCAACAGCAAGTACATCATAAAATCCACATTGACACCACGACCGGCCCGTCGTCAAATTGGCGGAAGTTTGAGCAACGAATCTAGGGCGAGATCGTGTTCCAGTTTGGACAACATTGTGTCCAGCACGGAGAGCGTGCGGAATGGCAATGGCACTGTGAATCAGGGCTTCAACAACTACCTGACAGTGCAC CCCAATTTGCCCATCATAAGAACGGAGTGCGCAGAGGCGGATACAGTGTCTATCTGCAGTGCGCGTACGAACAATGATCACATCGTGGATGTGGACAAGGATAAAAAGGACACGCCGCCCACTTTCACCACCATGACACCGCAGGAGATCGCCATGTGGATAGACCGGCGGTCTCGATTTCTTTTTCCGGCCATGTTCCTCGCCTTCAACGCTCTGTATTGGACCTTCGTCTATGTTTTGTAA
- the LOC117139758 gene encoding uncharacterized protein LOC117139758 gives MDCCGNEVRSESIYNMLQALVDSKVIDVQLLSIAVGIFFVVMLLKNNFRSFSVT, from the coding sequence ATGGACTGCTGCGGCAACGAAGTGCGCAGCGAGAGTATCTACAACATGCTACAGGCCCTGGTGGACTCGAAGGTGATCGACGTGCAGCTTTTGTCGATTGCCGTGGGCATTTTCTTCGTGGTCATGCTGCTGAAAAACAATTTTCGCAGCTTTTCTGTCACGTAG
- the LOC117139757 gene encoding cytochrome b-c1 complex subunit 8 yields MRLSSILNGQHFGNLAKVHGIVTYKLSPFEQRAFAGAISKGLPNMVRRFRSNVFIVTPPFIVGYLIYDLTERKHTALLRKNPADYANDE; encoded by the exons ATGCGTCTATCCTCGATCCTGAATGGCCAGCACTTTGGCAACCTGGCCAAGGTGCACGGCATCGTCACCTACAAGCTGTCGCCCTTCGAGCAGCGCGCCTTCGCCGGAGCGATCAGCAAGGGATTGCCCAACATGGTGCGTCGCTTCCGCTCCAACGTCTTCATCGTGACTCCCC CCTTCATCGTGGGATACCTGATCTACGATCTGACCGAACGCAAGCACACCGCCCTGCTGCGCAAGAACCCCGCTGACTACGCGAACGACGAATAA
- the LOC117139755 gene encoding uncharacterized protein LOC117139755 translates to MPYHDRAKARLENEVVLLRGEVSSLRSKHNQHRKYRQEQAVLQARMEQEIQILQSELAAAQSNRNERECGGAEQCSRLSQQLEKLDEHVAKQEKYIAFLEEQINLTRNKYQQRMTEVRQNAELVEKEMKRVRREMKTIAEQAGEVDSLKHQVGFLTAKLERRNAIISTYEAQQEEMISIMASLQKKKDKKKRNQKIHIHHVDKADASSIPSEQPPLPKPSDQRKSDRKKLKFGEGDKEDSSSTGSDKPPISEANPKSTKIRSLNLDCLSSALKNKLSNQQQPTVEE, encoded by the coding sequence ATGCCATACCACGATCGGGCCAAAGCCCGATTGGAGAACGAGGTGGTTCTCCTGCGTGGCGAGGTGTCCTCGCTGCGCTCCAAGCACAACCAACATCGTAAGTATCGGCAGGAGCAGGCGGTTCTACAGGCGCGTATGGAGCAGGAGATCCAGATTCTACAGAGCGAACTAGCCGCAGCTCAATCGAATCGGAATGAGCGAGAGTGCGGTGGAGCCGAGCAGTGTTCCCGTTTGAGCCAGCAGCTGGAGAAACTTGACGAGCACGTGGCTAAGCAGGAGAAGTACATTGCCTTCCTGGAGGAGCAGATCAATCTCACACGCAACAAGTATCAGCAACGTATGACCGAAGTCCGGCAGAATGCCGAGCTGGTAGAAAAGGAGATGAAGCGGGTGCGCCGCGAGATGAAGACCATTGCCGAGCAGGCTGGTGAAGTGGACAGCCTCAAGCACCAAGTGGGTTTCCTCACCGCCAAACTGGAGCGCCGGAACGCCATCATCTCCACGTACGAAGCCCAGCAGGAGGAAATGATAAGTATCATGGCAAGTCTCCAGAAGAAGAAAGATAAAAAAAAGCGTAATCAGAAGATCCACATCCACCATGTCGATAAAGCTGATGCCAGTTCGATCCCTTCCGAACAGCCACCACTTCCCAAGCCGAGTGATCAAAGAAAGAGTGATCGCAAAAAACTGAAATTTGGCGAAGGCGATAAGGAAGATTCCAGCTCGACGGGCTCTGATAAGCCACCCATTTCTGAGGCGAATCCCAAGTCTACAAAAATCCGATCCCTTAACTTGGACTGTCTCTCCTCTGCGCTAAAAAATAAGTTAAGTAACCAGCAACAGCCAACTGTCGAAGAATGA
- the LOC117139752 gene encoding glycine receptor subunit alpha-4 isoform X1: protein MMNLHLNQTFWITLILVLSIWTSVGVQAEEEECPSMADAGSLQQTQLIQRLTHVCRYDRLERPFEYDSDGKRLPIVVKTRIYVYFLQNLNSDLLQFKMHALLQLRFQDKRLAYKAFNRSDNILGQKHLSERLWLPHIFFANERESSILGTDEKDVLTSLSPEGNVIISTRMQASLYCWMNFQKFPFDQQFCSTVLESWMYNTSDLILEWEPHTPISFDPEMRLTEYNMAQFWHNTTIVESDGNNLRHGAFAGNYSSLSFTVNLKREIGFYLLDYYLPSMMIVAISWVSFWLQADASPPRIMLGTSTMLSFITLSSSQSKNLPKVSYIKVSEVWFLGCTFFIFGSLVEFAFVNTIWRRKENIELKKVNSKYIIKSTLTPRPARRQIGGSLSNESRARSCSSLDNIVSSTESVRNGNGTVNQGFNNYLTVHPNLPIIRTECAEADTVSICSARTNNDHIVDVDKDKKDTPPTFTTMTPQEIAMWIDRRSRFLFPAMFLAFNALYWTFVYVL, encoded by the exons ATGATGAATCTGCATCTGAACCAAACCTTTTGGATCACGCTGATCTTGGTCCTCAGCATATGGACTTCAGTTGG GGTCCAAGCCGAGGAAGAGGAGTGTCCTTCTATGGCGGACGCGGGAAGCTTGCAACAGACCCAGCTCATCCAGCGATTAACACATGTCTGCCGCTATGATCGTCTGGAAAGACCTTTTG AATATGACTCTGATGGAAAACGTCTGCCCATTGTGGTGAAGACGCGTATCTACGTGTATTTCCTGCAGAACCTCAACTCCGACCTGCTGCAGTTCAAGATGCAcgcgctgctgcagctgcgaTTCCAGGACAAGCGGCTAGCTTACAAGGCGTTCAATCGCAGCGACAACATCCTGGGCCAGAAGCACCTGAGCGAGCGCCTCTGGCTGCCGCACATCTTCTTTGCCAACGAACGGGAGTCCAGCATCCTGGGCACGGACGAGAAGGACGTCCTGACTTCGCTTTCGCCCGAGGGAAACGTGATCATCTCCACGCGCATGCAGGCCAGTCTCTACTGCTGGATGAACTTCCAGAAGTTTCCCTTTGACCAGCAGTTCTGCTCCACGGTCCTGGAGAGCT GGATGTACAACACTTCCGATTTAATTCTGGAGTGGGAGCCGCACACACCCATCTCCTTTGATCCGGAAATGAGACTCACTGAGTACAATATGGCCCAGTTCTGGCACAACACTACGATTGTGGAGTCGGATGGGAACAATCTGCGGCATGGGGCTTTTG CTGGTAACTATAGTTCGCTGAGCTTCACGGTCAATCTCAAGCGAGAAATTGGCTTCTATCTGCTCGACTACTACCTGCCCTCCATGATGATCGTGGCCATCTCTTGGGTGTCCTTCTGGTTGCAGGCGGACGCATCTCCTCCGAGGATTATGCTAG GGACCAGCACCATGTTGTCGTTCATCACGCTTTCCTCATCGCAGAGCAAGAACCTGCCCAAGGTGAGCTACATAAAGGTGTCGGAGGTGTGGTTCCTGGGCTGCACCTTCTTCATCTTCGGCAGCCTGGTGGAGTTCGCCTTCGTCAACACCATTTGGCGCCGCAAGGAGAACATTGAGCTGAAGAAGGTCAACAGCAAGTACATCATAAAATCCACATTGACACCACGACCGGCCCGTCGTCAAATTGGCGGAAGTTTGAGCAACGAATCTAGGGCGAGATCGTGTTCCAGTTTGGACAACATTGTGTCCAGCACGGAGAGCGTGCGGAATGGCAATGGCACTGTGAATCAGGGCTTCAACAACTACCTGACAGTGCAC CCCAATTTGCCCATCATAAGAACGGAGTGCGCAGAGGCGGATACAGTGTCTATCTGCAGTGCGCGTACGAACAATGATCACATCGTGGATGTGGACAAGGATAAAAAGGACACGCCGCCCACTTTCACCACCATGACACCGCAGGAGATCGCCATGTGGATAGACCGGCGGTCTCGATTTCTTTTTCCGGCCATGTTCCTCGCCTTCAACGCTCTGTATTGGACCTTCGTCTATGTTTTGTAA